The DNA region TGCAGATTTAATCTGTATTGCAAGACCAAGGAAGACTTATGAACCCAACAATTTTTCATTTATCATTTGAAAAGGCATGACAGAAAATGGCAGGTGATAGCAACTATTTGTGACACAAATGAGTGCAATATAGGCAACACGAGTAGAAGGAGAAAAACCTCAAGTTCAAAACCCGTCTCACTGCACTGTGTCATGAGCTTCGTAATGGTCTGTTGAGAAAGAAAACAGGTTAAACAATTAATACCAAGCTAGTACTATCAAATAAGCACGGCATGAAACATTTAACTTAACATAAATATAGAAACCTGTTGCATTTCAACCATTGATGCACTAGCAACTGAAGCTTCACCACTGTCAACTATTCGTTGTTCCAAAACTCTCATCTGCGTCCGCTTCTCTTGAATTTCACGCTCCAAGTTCTCAATCTGTGGTTAGGATGACAATTTTATCAGTCCTAAAATTACTTCACAAATTACCCAAGCATACATATAGAAATTcacaataaaaaacaacaaTGTCATTAACCATAGTCTTGgaaatgaaattaatattaCCTGAGATCTTGAGCTTTCAGGGTCGTTTGCAGACTGCTCTACTAGACGCTTTAGGGTGCTAGTGCTAAAAGCAATCTCTCCTGCAAGCATCTTCACTTGCTCCACCAGAAGGTCCATATGATCTGACATAGTCACCTCATCCTACAGTTGGTAACAAATTAACAGAAGAGAGCAGTTTAGATGTATTTAAACAAACTAATGCCCCTTCACTGGGGATCTAAAATTCAAACAAGAAGTTACTGCCGAAGCTAACAAAGGGTTAAATGTAGAAACAGACTCAGTATCATGAATAAGATTTTAAAAGGAGTTATAGTTTGGAGGAATGAAGAAAAATAGAGGACTGTTTTTCAATACCAAATGACGTGATTGCTACATGTTTTCCTCTGCAGATAATAGTATTGGCAAAACCTAGACATCTATTAGTTACACttcaaaaaatttaatgcaGACACAGTGTGTTAGGAGAGGAGTTAGAACATACTATAGGCAGTTTTGACGCACAGGAAGAACCACTAATAAGTTCACCCGCTCGAGTTGTTTCAGTTAAAGTACTGCCAGCTTGTGAAATATCATCATTCCACTTGCTGAATGATCTTCTATGTTTTAAATGATAAGCCTctgatgaaataattaaagcaGAAGAAGAATCTTTTTGATTATCGCCATCAAGTTTTACAGAACCATCATGCAGAACATCCAACTTCTGTTAGACAAGAGAACAAGAATGGTAAATGAAAACAAGGCAAACTAATTTTCCTTCCGAGGCCTATAGAACATATGAAAGTTGGTTGACCGTGACCCACTTGGAAGATCTAGCGATAGTCATAACAAGTCTTGATACTAGAATTTCATAATTTGACGCAACAACTTAAATTgatttcaataaattataatacacagAAGAAAATATACTTACATCATCCTCAGAAGCGGAAAGACTCCTTTGGTGAGAAGGTGTCTCACCCAATTGTCCAGGCATTGAATTTTTTGATGAAACAAGTATTAACTTTGTTAACCTTTGAATTCTGCTCATTAGAGCTGACTtagcttcttcttcctcctccaatCTTGATTGCATTTTGACTTGTCCTTCTTCCAACTGTGTAGCACACAACAGAGAGAGCAATAAGCTAAGTGATTTTTCTTGATGTGCAACATAGAATATGAACATGCTTTTAGCAATTTATTTTATCCACAACCCACACTGCTCAAAAATCTTCCAATATCCTAGATTACATGTATAGATACCGTACCTGCTGTTTTAGGACCAAAATTTCTTCATGGGGGACGCCAATGATCACTCCACTTCTGAGTTGATCGAGTTCCTCTTTGAGACATGATATTTCTCGTTGATACTTCTTGATCAGCGATTTCTCATCAATTATCTGATATATTAAAACAAATTGGCGATTCTGGGTCTGGATACACTTTTTAcaataaaaagaagaatttgACAATAATACACAATTGATCTAACCTTATTACGTGAGGCATATATTTCAACGCGCTTTGCCCTGCTTGCAAATTTTAGTGTATTATGTGTTTCCTCCAAATTACTTGATGCAGGAGTAATTGTACATATAAGCTTCAAAAAGTTGGAACTAGAGGTCAGAGGCAGTCGAATACAGTAAAATTAGAATGGAATGCACACACAAAaagtaataaagtaaaagttgaAAGAATTTGGAAGATCTATATTCATAGAGCATTAAAGCTTATAATGTAAAGATATCCAAGAAGACAAAGAACCGATTAATGTCAAATAAGCTGAAGGTTGAGCGTACTAGACAGCCTCTCATGAGATGCTTTATCAATAAAGTAAAATATCATTAGCATTTAATATGAGCTCACCGAAACATGTCCATGCCCACTTAGCGAAGACTGCAAAAGTCGTGTAAGCTTTGAATCTCGGTAGGGAACATGTGCCGCTTTGCCTTCACTAAGTTTCCCAATCACCTTCGCATCAGAAAGGATAACCAAAtcaaaacacacaaaaatagatgaaaaataatttacatGATAACCAATAAAGACAAGTACTCACAGATCCAAGTGTTAGAAGACTTTTATTTATGTAAGATCCTTCTTTTCTCCGTAGACCAGTTGTTTCTGTTTTTGAGCTCTCAGATCCAGCTAAATCGATTAGGTTCTAAAGAAATAAGACCAAACAAAGCATGAAAACTTTTTAATGATGTAATCTATTTCACTATGATTAACAACAGTCTTATTTTCCATATTCATTGATAAGGTAAACATTCATACCAATTGTGAGAATATAACTCCATCATAGTCATCTCCATGTGCACTACTTTCGATCATCTGTAGCATAAAAGAACCATTTTCAAATGTAGGAGATTGAAATTAAATGTACTGAAGACATAAGAACGACGAAAATGGgatgaaatgaaatattaagGAAAAGTTGCAGAATGTAGACACAAATGCAAAAAGGGACACAATTGGAAAGGGGTAAAAGATTATTGTCAAAAGAAAATTGAAGTTCCAAAGGGATCACCGCGAAAGATGCCTTCACGAGAATAGTAGAGAAGATGCATCATTTTATTGCAATAACTACTATAAATGACAATGAGGGCAATTAAGGAAAAGTAGAAAAGGCATACCAACGTAAATATCGTATGACTACGGCTGCTGAATAGGTTGAAATTATTTGATCCAACATGACGATGTTCTGCCATGACATAACAATAAATATCAAACTATTGTACCATACATTTTAGTAGCAAATATGTTAAACTGGACATATTTATGTGTTTCGTCTTACTACAATTTTAGAAGTGTAGGGATATTTTACATTAGTTTTAAGTTATAAAGACAAAATTAACTCTACGAATGAGCCGTTTACTCTGATTGCAATTTGCAATCCTTTATGTATTGCCAATATAAGAGACAATAAATAATATCAATCATGAATGTGTTAGAGCTCGTAGCATACATAGAGAAAATTCCATTTTAGCGGCTACTCTATCAATTTTGGTCAATCTCCCCATTGAATTGTTTTAGTGGATACTCTGTCAATTTTAGTCCAAGTTCATGTGTTCCTACTCTCTCAATTTTAGTCCAAGTTCATGTGTTCCTACTTCAAATGTTGAAAGTGTATAGCAAGTACAAAACCTACTGCCGTAAAATTGAGTAAATTAATAGTTTTGGTGCCCAGCAAATTTTGGCTGAAAGTAAAAGTGACTATTGTCGAATCCTTCTATTGGTTCTTTTACTTCGGGCCATATCTATTTCAAACAAATGATAAATGCTTGAGATATACCAAAGTTTTTCGACAGAAAAAGAAATGCTCAATTTAGAACACCAATACATAGTAGTGTCGATTTGAAAAATGGGATAGCATACAGAGGGAGGAAGAAAGGGGGTTGGTTGAAGCTTTTCCTCAGTAAATGTGAGGGTTGGTTTCATTGAAGAGTTAAAATGGAAACCAGTAGGAAGATGTATTTTCCTAACAGAAACACTGTGGCAGATACCTTCTCCAGCAGCAATAAACGAAAGAGCATGTCCAGGAGACAAAACAACTTCCTCTTTAATGCCCTCAACATAAGTCCCCTGCACATATTCagcaaaagaaaacaaatcagcAGTCGATGTGAAGTACAAAGGAGTGCTGGTTCAACAGAAAGGTGTGTCACAGCAGTTTCAGCAGGGTGATAAAATTGATTCAATTGATCAAGTTCTAATTTTTTGAATCCAGTTCAGCTATTCTAAATAATATCAGTTGCAAATGCTCAACAAGGGCAATCATCTGAATTTGCGCTAACATCTAGCTGAGGATAAACAATCAACTCCGCTCCCATATTGCCAACATGCAGCTTATAGCGTAAAAGCAAATATGACAGGAAGAAAGGACaattatagagtaaaaaacCTGTGCATCCTCTCTGACACGCAAATTTTGACCAGTTGGATCCAGCAAGTCATTAATCACCTGGTAGCATGGATATCAAAAGACACGTCACAAAAATTGGAACATAAGAGAATCCAAATGAGCCAGTTGGGCTAGATTATTTGAACTAGATATTTGTAGCATATAAATTCAGTAAAACATAGGTGCCATGCTAGAAATTTTAAAGGCAGTGACTCTTTTCAATAACTTAATAAGGGATGTGCTCATCAAACCTGAATAACAATTAGATAAACTAAGATGTGTAGAGCAAAAATGAGTCTTCTGCCCCACATCCATGGTGCATTATCAAATGTAGAATACATAATCTAGAACTGACCTCATTATAGATTTCGAGATACGACACCCGAAGTAAGAATTCGCGACCTGGAGTCTGATAGGACATTAACATTAGTCATCCATGTATCCATAAAAAGATTGCTCtagttaaaaaaaaagaagcataGACAAAAATAAATTCTGTCTgtattaaatatgcaataaatgAAGCTATTCGAAACATGTAGAAGAGGACAAGCAAACTTACATCTTGGATCATGCTAAAGACGTCCTTTATAGCCAATGGTATTATGCCAGGAGAATCATGATCCCCCTGATAAGATATGGATACAACAGTGAGATCAGCTAAGTCAGTTTCGCTCTGAAATAAAACCTCTAAACTCACTTGGGAGCTCAGGATATGTATTAAGCAAGGAACCAGATAGTACAGCTCAGAGACCATAAGCAAAAACCATTCACATGTACGTACATAAACATCTCATCTTCAACACTAAATGAATATTGCGACATAATTTAAGTTGCTAGCTTTAGATATTATTACTGCTTAAGGAATGTACACCATATACAAGTATTAAGAATTTGTACCATTTAATACACTGAAATAACAAGCCCATGTTGATGATTCGTGACAAAATAGGATGTTAAACATTATATGTACCAAGCATTggtcatgatattatttgttcAAGATAATTAATGAAACACGTATTAACTAGGATAATAACATTAACCATTCTCTTACAGTTTAACGACATTCCATGCATTCAGTTTTCTCGCAACTCCCAACTTTATTAGTGATTTATAGCATCTCTCTATCACGAGTAGTAGACAAAACATCAATAAGGATGCATCATAATGAAGGATTTAACTTACATGCATAGTATGTGTCTTTCCACTGCTAGTAACACCATAAGCAAATACAGTCCCTGCACAACCACTCAACAAGTGTCAGTTTGCACACCCTATGAGTATAAGCAGTGAATCAGTCGTAACTGAAATTTGAATGATTGtttaaagaataagaaaatcAGAGCTTGAGCCAGTTTCAACAGGTACTAATATGAAACTCAACAATCCCCAACTTGGGTttaattttaatcaaaataagCAGCTATTGCGTTGAGAACCACGTTTAGCATACCATTTATGCCCTCCATTGCAGACTTAACTACAGGTCGAGCAGCTACTTCATATACTTCTTCAGTAATCGTATCAGGCCCAAATACTCTGTCTGTCAAAGATAGGAAAAAACAGCATAATTGAAGAAACTAGATATCAATGGTAATccaactaatttagaaactagATAGCAAACAACCAATGCTATCACATTATTCAATCTTTCAATAGCTAAGTGTTGAACACGAATTCCAGTTCATCCAATATAGAATTCTGATTATACTCAGAGTAAGATAGAATATGCAAAAGATGGAAAGAATAATACCAAATGCATAGGCAGTCATCGGATTATACTCATTTCGCACAATGTTATCGTCATCTGTATACCAAGCAATCTCATCCCCTCTCTGATATTCCCGATCACTGTCACCAAATCgaaaatgcaaaataaattcaaaattcaatacTCTTATATCCTGCCCTAGCTTAAAAATCCCCTAATATGAAACATCGAGAATCAGTCAAAATCAGATCTATCATGAAGTTCGAATGCACCTCAAAGGCCGAAATCTAATCGTCACCGAAATGCTATCCCCCGATCTCGAAGTAGAATTATCTGGTTCGCTAATCATCTGGTCATCCACCGATGGGTAACTCACCGGCGTCTGGTCCAGTGGATAATCCCCTCTACTCTGTCCCGGCATCGCGGATCTAGCTCCGTAACCATCCCCGTGAAATGACGTCACTGAAGAAGAGCACGACCGCGTCATTAACCGACTGTTCATCAGCGACGATGTGGAAGACGTCGACGAGTACGGACTCGTCGGTTTCTGATACTGGAACGGTGAACTGTTCCTTCCTCGAGAAGATGAGCTCGCCATCACTCCACACAAAAGGGGGAAAAGCAACGAAAATAAATCGCACCACTCTGTTCAATCAGTTGCTTTAGTTCCAGCATTGCGTATGCGTATGCATACCTACAGATTAAAAAATTGGGGGGAAAAggatgatgaggaagaagaagaagaagaagaagaatgtgTCAGAAATCACGTGGTGCGAGCTCGCAAAGCGAACGACATTGTTCGATTCTCTTTTCCGGATTTGTTGCTGCTTTCTCTCAGCGGAAAATGCTCTCTGTCAATGAAGCTTGAGCCGAGATATATAAATGGATATGTAAttattcacacacacacacacgcgtATGGGTGCGTGGGGAAAGGTAAGGAGCGAGATAGCTTCTTTTCTTCTCCTTAAAGACAAAGACGActagtagagagagagagagagagagagagagagagagagagagggagagggcgAGAAGAGGGGGGAGGTGGACTGGTGAGAAGTGAAAACGACTAGGgtttattaattttatgtattcTTACAATTTTTAAAACTTAAATGAATTCGATTATTTTATGGTGTGCGAGGCTCCAGGTTGGAAATTCTGCCTAAAACGGAAATATATTTACTGTACTACACGGCCAGCGCACTGTACAACGCAACGTTCAAATTAGGGGAAACCGGCAATCGGCGGGAATTGTGAACGGCGCTGAACGCCGgaatatttaatatttgaattcATCGGAATGAAAAAATGAGCGGGAATAACAGTGGCAATAGCTGCATAGGACAGAGTAAAAATTGTCAGTGCTCCAATTAATGTATTGGAGTAACAAAAAACCCACCGGCCAATTAGCGACGCCGCACGCGCTTACCGGTGAGCTGAATGCACGCGCGGACAGATTCCCTCGGTTGCCGGTGACGGATTTGTATGGAGCATCTATTAATGGTAATTTGCCAAAAAAATAATCAGGAGCTCTAGCTGTGTTGGCATATTTAATTCTTCCTTTTAGTTTTGGACTTATTAGATGAgatatttttttggtaatttccCCTCCCCTTCTGTTTTCTTCATCGACTTTTATTGGGAACCTTTATTGGTGAACAACACTGTTTCTGCCccaagagaaaataaaaattttcgtTTCgtcctctttcaattatttattttactccaTATGAATACTGTAACCAGGTGCATCATTtttcaaaatgaaataaaataaagtaacatGTGATGTTGGCTTGCTAATGTTTTTCAAGAATCGCATgctctatatatataatactagtagtTACTACTACTATCAATTAAATGAGAccattagagcacccgcaacgtcACAGCGTTGCGGGGCCTAGGCCGTTTCGGAGGAACGGT from Salvia splendens isolate huo1 chromosome 9, SspV2, whole genome shotgun sequence includes:
- the LOC121747945 gene encoding kinesin-like protein KIN-7D, mitochondrial isoform X3, coding for MASSSSRGRNSSPFQYQKPTSPYSSTSSTSSLMNSRLMTRSCSSSVTSFHGDGYGARSAMPGQSRGDYPLDQTPVSYPSVDDQMISEPDNSTSRSGDSISVTIRFRPLSDREYQRGDEIAWYTDDDNIVRNEYNPMTAYAFDRVFGPDTITEEVYEVAARPVVKSAMEGINGTVFAYGVTSSGKTHTMHGDHDSPGIIPLAIKDVFSMIQDTPGREFLLRVSYLEIYNEVINDLLDPTGQNLRVREDAQGTYVEGIKEEVVLSPGHALSFIAAGEEHRHVGSNNFNLFSSRSHTIFTLMIESSAHGDDYDGVIFSQLNLIDLAGSESSKTETTGLRRKEGSYINKSLLTLGSVIGKLSEGKAAHVPYRDSKLTRLLQSSLSGHGHVSLICTITPASSNLEETHNTLKFASRAKRVEIYASRNKIIDEKSLIKKYQREISCLKEELDQLRSGVIIGVPHEEILVLKQQLEEGQVKMQSRLEEEEEAKSALMSRIQRLTKLILVSSKNSMPGQLGETPSHQRSLSASEDDDEVTMSDHMDLLVEQVKMLAGEIAFSTSTLKRLVEQSANDPESSRSQIENLEREIQEKRTQMRVLEQRIVDSGEASVASASMVEMQQTITKLMTQCSETGFELEIKSADNRVLQEQLLNKSAENKELEEKILQLEQQLASVSSDNKSSTSGNCVPDEYTEELKKKVQLQLVHQEMETEKLKLQHVQILEENSGLHIQNQKLAEEASYAKELASAAAVELKNLAGEVTKLSLQNSKLEKEMQVARELSARSSGSYGGNRKHNDVQRTNRRGRVSGRANEVSGMVNDDFDMWNLDPEDIKMELDARKQREAILEAALAEKEILEDEYRKKVEEAKKREAALENDLANMWVLVARLKKEVAAAQETKVIGTQNEDAGQLGDAKSDSGHKDPPLQNRQAQENSIASSVVAKEEPLVVRLKARMQEMKEKELRHSGNGDANSHVCKVCFESPTATMLLPCRHFCLCKSCSLACSECPICRTSIGDRIFAFT
- the LOC121747945 gene encoding kinesin-like protein KIN-7D, mitochondrial isoform X2, whose product is MASSSSRGRNSSPFQYQKPTSPYSSTSSTSSLMNSRLMTRSCSSSVTSFHGDGYGARSAMPGQSRGDYPLDQTPVSYPSVDDQMISEPDNSTSRSGDSISVTIRFRPLSDREYQRGDEIAWYTDDDNIVRNEYNPMTAYAFDRVFGPDTITEEVYEVAARPVVKSAMEGINGTVFAYGVTSSGKTHTMHGDHDSPGIIPLAIKDVFSMIQDTPGREFLLRVSYLEIYNEVINDLLDPTGQNLRVREDAQGTYVEGIKEEVVLSPGHALSFIAAGEEHRHVGSNNFNLFSSRSHTIFTLMIESSAHGDDYDGVIFSQLNLIDLAGSESSKTETTGLRRKEGSYINKSLLTLGSVIGKLSEGKAAHVPYRDSKLTRLLQSSLSGHGHVSLICTITPASSNLEETHNTLKFASRAKRVEIYASRNKIIDEKSLIKKYQREISCLKEELDQLRSGVIIGVPHEEILVLKQQLEEGQVKMQSRLEEEEEAKSALMSRIQRLTKLILVSSKNSMPGQLGETPSHQRSLSASEDDKLDVLHDGSVKLDGDNQKDSSSALIISSEAYHLKHRRSFSKWNDDISQAGSTLTETTRAGELISGSSCASKLPIDEVTMSDHMDLLVEQVKMLAGEIAFSTSTLKRLVEQSANDPESSRSQIENLEREIQEKRTQMRVLEQRIVDSGEASVASASMVEMQQTITKLMTQCSETGFELEIKSADNRVLQEQLLNKSAENKELEEKILQLEQQLASVSSDNKSSTSGNCVPDEYTEELKKKVQLQEMETEKLKLQHVQILEENSGLHIQNQKLAEEASYAKELASAAAVELKNLAGEVTKLSLQNSKLEKEMQVARELSARSSGSYGGNRKHNDVQRTNRRGRVSGRANEVSGMVNDDFDMWNLDPEDIKMELDARKQREAILEAALAEKEILEDEYRKKVEEAKKREAALENDLANMWVLVARLKKEVAAAQETKVIGTQNEDAGQLGDAKSDSGHKDPPLQNRQAQENSIASSVVAKEEPLVVRLKARMQEMKEKELRHSGNGDANSHVCKVCFESPTATMLLPCRHFCLCKSCSLACSECPICRTSIGDRIFAFT
- the LOC121747945 gene encoding kinesin-like protein KIN-7D, mitochondrial isoform X1, with translation MASSSSRGRNSSPFQYQKPTSPYSSTSSTSSLMNSRLMTRSCSSSVTSFHGDGYGARSAMPGQSRGDYPLDQTPVSYPSVDDQMISEPDNSTSRSGDSISVTIRFRPLSDREYQRGDEIAWYTDDDNIVRNEYNPMTAYAFDRVFGPDTITEEVYEVAARPVVKSAMEGINGTVFAYGVTSSGKTHTMHGDHDSPGIIPLAIKDVFSMIQDTPGREFLLRVSYLEIYNEVINDLLDPTGQNLRVREDAQGTYVEGIKEEVVLSPGHALSFIAAGEEHRHVGSNNFNLFSSRSHTIFTLMIESSAHGDDYDGVIFSQLNLIDLAGSESSKTETTGLRRKEGSYINKSLLTLGSVIGKLSEGKAAHVPYRDSKLTRLLQSSLSGHGHVSLICTITPASSNLEETHNTLKFASRAKRVEIYASRNKIIDEKSLIKKYQREISCLKEELDQLRSGVIIGVPHEEILVLKQQLEEGQVKMQSRLEEEEEAKSALMSRIQRLTKLILVSSKNSMPGQLGETPSHQRSLSASEDDKLDVLHDGSVKLDGDNQKDSSSALIISSEAYHLKHRRSFSKWNDDISQAGSTLTETTRAGELISGSSCASKLPIDEVTMSDHMDLLVEQVKMLAGEIAFSTSTLKRLVEQSANDPESSRSQIENLEREIQEKRTQMRVLEQRIVDSGEASVASASMVEMQQTITKLMTQCSETGFELEIKSADNRVLQEQLLNKSAENKELEEKILQLEQQLASVSSDNKSSTSGNCVPDEYTEELKKKVQLQLVHQEMETEKLKLQHVQILEENSGLHIQNQKLAEEASYAKELASAAAVELKNLAGEVTKLSLQNSKLEKEMQVARELSARSSGSYGGNRKHNDVQRTNRRGRVSGRANEVSGMVNDDFDMWNLDPEDIKMELDARKQREAILEAALAEKEILEDEYRKKVEEAKKREAALENDLANMWVLVARLKKEVAAAQETKVIGTQNEDAGQLGDAKSDSGHKDPPLQNRQAQENSIASSVVAKEEPLVVRLKARMQEMKEKELRHSGNGDANSHVCKVCFESPTATMLLPCRHFCLCKSCSLACSECPICRTSIGDRIFAFT